The nucleotide sequence GTGGTGGCCAGGGCGATGCCGGCGCCGATGCGTGCGCGGCGGATGGAGCGTGCCATGAGTGTCCTCTCAGTGTCCGGCGTCGCGCGCCGGTGTCGGGTTGCGAGAGGACACTATGAGGCCGAGGTAGCCGCGCGGAGCGGCCCGGGTGAACGGTCGGTGACGCGCGGATGGCGTGCGGGGGCGGGGTGCTCAGTCCGCGGGGACCACGTATTTGAAGCCGCGGTGCGAGCCCACATAGCCGAGGCGCTCGTAGAAGCGGTGGGCGTCGGTGCGGGCGGCGTCGGAGGTCAGCTGCACCATCGCGGCGCCGAGGGCGGGTGCGGCGACCTCGCCGACCCAGCGCATGACGGCGGAGCCGATGCCGGACGAGCGGAGGTCGCTGCGCACCCGGACCGCCTCCACGAGAAGCCGCCGAGCCCCGCGCCGGGCCATGCCCGGGATCGAGGTGAGCTGCAGCGTGCCGACGACGGCGCCGCCGAGCTCGACCACGAGGAGGTCGTTCGAGGCGTCGGCGAGGATCTCGTGGAGCCCGCGTGCGTACGCGGGGCGGTCGTCCTCGGAGGCGACGTCGCCGCGGGCCGCGCTGATCGGATCGTCCGCGAGGAGGGCGATGACGGCATCCGTGTCGGCCGGGGTCGCCCTCCGAAGGACGGCGACCCCGCTCCGCGCGGCGAACGAATAGGGCAGCGGGAGGACGTCGAGCATGCCCCCAGTCTGACAGCGGAGCGGATGCGGGAGGGTGGCCCGGGGTCTGGAATCATGGCGGGGTGGATATCGGCAGCCTCCTCGGACTCGAGCAGCTCACCTGGGGGATGCTGATCCTCGTC is from Microbacterium sp. BLY and encodes:
- a CDS encoding GNAT family N-acetyltransferase; this translates as MLDVLPLPYSFAARSGVAVLRRATPADTDAVIALLADDPISAARGDVASEDDRPAYARGLHEILADASNDLLVVELGGAVVGTLQLTSIPGMARRGARRLLVEAVRVRSDLRSSGIGSAVMRWVGEVAAPALGAAMVQLTSDAARTDAHRFYERLGYVGSHRGFKYVVPAD